One segment of Anatilimnocola aggregata DNA contains the following:
- a CDS encoding cyanophycinase produces the protein MQCRLFAMLAGLVALLAIGSSQMLSGGENEAGPVIDLSAPNILGLPRGAISGGGSLMVCGGGQLPEEVYDEFVKLAGGPSGRLVLIPSAYPYANLEALNYRFNGWLRYPVQSFHFVHASTREEADSEEFARPLAEATGVWLSGGAQGRLADLYKGTRVEQQLQRVLERGGVIGGTSAGAAIMSETMIRYGTSREAVTDAGFGLLMSAVVDQHFTERSRHTRLLGVLGQNPQKIGLGVDEQTALIIRANRVRVLGQNRATVIVPDQYRTMSLHLLASGEEAEIIRSKDEVESRLKLLPANLAKK, from the coding sequence ATGCAGTGCAGGCTTTTTGCAATGCTGGCTGGGCTCGTCGCTCTGCTGGCAATTGGCAGTAGTCAAATGCTTTCGGGTGGCGAAAACGAAGCTGGCCCTGTGATCGATTTGTCGGCACCCAACATCTTGGGGTTGCCCAGGGGCGCAATCTCCGGCGGCGGCAGCCTGATGGTCTGCGGCGGCGGGCAGTTGCCAGAAGAAGTCTACGACGAGTTTGTCAAACTCGCGGGCGGACCCAGTGGTCGCCTGGTGCTGATTCCCTCGGCGTATCCTTACGCCAATCTCGAAGCGCTCAATTATCGCTTCAATGGCTGGTTGCGATACCCAGTCCAGTCGTTTCACTTTGTGCATGCCAGCACACGCGAAGAAGCCGATAGCGAAGAATTCGCTCGTCCGCTCGCGGAGGCAACAGGTGTTTGGCTCTCGGGCGGAGCACAAGGTCGCCTTGCCGATCTTTACAAGGGAACTCGCGTCGAGCAGCAGCTGCAGCGCGTGCTCGAACGAGGCGGCGTGATTGGTGGAACCAGCGCTGGTGCTGCCATCATGTCCGAAACCATGATTCGCTATGGCACCTCGCGCGAAGCGGTGACCGATGCGGGCTTTGGACTGTTGATGTCGGCGGTTGTCGATCAACACTTCACCGAGCGCTCGCGGCACACGCGGTTGCTCGGCGTGTTGGGCCAGAATCCGCAAAAGATCGGCCTTGGCGTCGATGAGCAAACGGCGCTCATCATTCGGGCCAATCGCGTGCGAGTGCTCGGTCAGAATCGTGCGACCGTGATCGTCCCCGATCAGTACCGCACGATGTCGCTCCACCTCCTCGCCAGTGGCGAAGAGGCCGAAATCATCCGCTCGAAGGATGAAGTCGAATCCCGCCTGAAGCTACTTCCCGCCAACTTGGCGAAGAAGTAA
- a CDS encoding Flp family type IVb pilin, producing the protein MKLLNQVKTFLKSEDGPTAVEYAVMLALIVIVCLTAIQAIGTNANVTFNSVAQKLGTGGGS; encoded by the coding sequence ATGAAGTTGCTCAACCAGGTCAAGACGTTTCTCAAGTCGGAAGATGGTCCTACCGCTGTCGAGTACGCGGTGATGCTCGCCCTGATCGTCATCGTCTGCCTCACGGCCATTCAAGCGATCGGTACGAACGCCAACGTGACGTTCAACTCCGTTGCTCAGAAGCTCGGCACCGGTGGCGGTTCGTAA
- a CDS encoding N-formylglutamate amidohydrolase yields MMHTPRYHWFLLLLVCWAAPAQAEPGATQQQFQPGETYFGHDQHIEYIAGDLPFILSAPHGGREKPEGIVDRKEGTFAFDIGTQELARAIAAEMHQQTGHWPHIIICRISRRKIDCNREIVEACAGNPAAEKIWHDWHRFLTAARDRVVQDFGRGLYIDLHGHGHKIGQLEMGYLHSQLDYDVSNEQLSAPQNVTASSLQAIAALNRRPYADLVRGDFALGTLLMDRGFPATPSKQRPVPTIPYFRGGYNTGRYGRDAAPLAGLQIETNSRGVRDNDKSRAAFAKALTDSLKIYFEAQIGLPLAAKSTPAVSAPVTNALCAPQPACCRRRFRCRARCR; encoded by the coding sequence GTGATGCACACTCCCCGCTATCATTGGTTCCTATTGCTGCTGGTCTGCTGGGCTGCACCTGCGCAAGCAGAGCCTGGCGCGACACAGCAGCAATTCCAACCGGGCGAGACCTATTTCGGCCACGACCAGCACATCGAATACATCGCTGGCGATTTGCCCTTCATTCTCTCGGCACCTCACGGTGGGCGCGAAAAGCCCGAGGGAATTGTCGACCGCAAAGAAGGGACTTTTGCGTTTGATATTGGCACCCAAGAACTGGCCCGCGCGATTGCGGCCGAGATGCACCAGCAGACGGGGCATTGGCCGCACATCATCATCTGCCGCATCAGTCGCCGAAAGATCGACTGCAATCGCGAAATTGTTGAAGCCTGCGCTGGTAATCCAGCTGCCGAAAAAATCTGGCACGACTGGCACCGCTTTCTGACGGCTGCCCGCGACCGCGTGGTGCAAGACTTTGGCCGCGGACTGTACATCGACCTGCATGGCCATGGCCACAAGATCGGCCAGCTCGAAATGGGCTATTTACATTCGCAGCTGGACTACGACGTCAGCAATGAGCAATTGAGCGCGCCGCAGAATGTTACGGCCAGCAGTTTGCAAGCGATTGCGGCGCTCAACCGCCGCCCCTATGCCGATCTCGTGCGTGGTGATTTCGCTCTGGGAACCTTGCTGATGGATCGGGGCTTTCCCGCCACACCGAGCAAGCAGCGCCCCGTGCCGACGATTCCTTACTTTCGTGGCGGGTACAACACGGGTCGTTATGGCCGCGATGCGGCACCGCTGGCGGGCCTGCAGATCGAAACCAATAGCCGTGGCGTGCGCGATAACGACAAATCGCGCGCAGCGTTTGCCAAAGCGCTCACCGACTCGCTGAAAATTTATTTCGAAGCTCAGATCGGCTTGCCATTGGCGGCGAAATCGACTCCCGCGGTCTCGGCACCAGTAACGAACGCTCTCTGCGCACCGCAGCCCGCCTGTTGTCGCCGACGTTTTCGTTGCCGCGCACGATGCCGGTGA
- a CDS encoding A24 family peptidase: MLDTFAALGEVMAQHWTVWLVTVVLILAAVIDGFELKVPNWVTFPFILSGWIYSGVAFGWEGLAWSLAGTVVGLLLLLPAYAIGGMGAGDVKLLAGVGAWVYGTHTLYAFALSTIVGAILAVAMVLMRRAWKKHSDQFWLILNEITVIRNPEQLAQIAAKRKPSMLLLPYGIPIAIGTIVYFLLAGLLI, from the coding sequence ATGCTCGATACGTTCGCCGCGCTGGGGGAAGTCATGGCCCAGCACTGGACGGTGTGGCTGGTCACGGTGGTCCTCATTCTGGCCGCCGTCATCGATGGCTTTGAACTGAAAGTGCCCAACTGGGTCACATTCCCCTTCATCCTCAGCGGCTGGATTTACAGCGGCGTGGCGTTCGGTTGGGAAGGACTGGCCTGGAGCCTGGCTGGCACCGTGGTCGGCCTGCTCCTCTTGCTACCTGCTTATGCCATCGGTGGCATGGGTGCTGGCGACGTCAAGTTGCTAGCGGGCGTCGGAGCCTGGGTCTATGGCACACACACTCTCTATGCCTTCGCACTCTCTACCATTGTCGGCGCCATCCTCGCCGTCGCCATGGTACTGATGCGTCGGGCCTGGAAGAAGCACTCGGATCAGTTCTGGCTGATCCTCAACGAGATCACCGTGATTCGGAATCCCGAACAGCTAGCACAGATTGCCGCGAAGCGTAAACCTTCGATGCTGTTGCTGCCCTACGGCATTCCTATCGCTATCGGGACGATTGTCTACTTCCTCTTGGCGGGTCTGCTGATTTAG
- a CDS encoding Flp family type IVb pilin — MQKFSPSVVRSFDSVVRFLKSEDGPTAVEYAVMLALIVIVCLTAIQAIGTNANATFNSIATVLPAGGGS, encoded by the coding sequence ATGCAAAAGTTCTCGCCATCGGTCGTTCGCTCCTTTGACTCTGTCGTCCGCTTTTTGAAGTCGGAAGATGGTCCCACCGCCGTTGAATACGCGGTGATGCTCGCCTTGATCGTCATCGTCTGCCTCACGGCCATTCAGGCCATCGGCACGAACGCCAACGCGACGTTCAATAGCATTGCGACCGTGCTCCCTGCGGGGGGCGGATCGTAG
- a CDS encoding Flp family type IVb pilin, which yields MKNLALKVQRFLVSEDGPTAVEYAVMLALIVIVCLTAIQAIGTNANATFNSVAAKLPAGGGS from the coding sequence ATGAAGAATCTCGCTTTGAAAGTGCAACGTTTCCTGGTTTCCGAAGATGGCCCGACCGCGGTGGAATACGCCGTGATGCTGGCTCTGATCGTGATCGTCTGCTTGACCGCCATTCAGGCGATCGGCACGAACGCGAACGCTACGTTTAACAGCGTGGCGGCCAAGTTGCCAGCTGGCGGCGGCTCGTAA
- a CDS encoding tetratricopeptide repeat protein, which translates to MSNIDELYKQSEVLRREGKLAEATEKLNELIALDPNHVLARMTIARLLCKAGKPLEAVPHSEMACQVEPNESFNWAALSQTYQQSFEATQDRIYILKAEEAKTKSHQLQWAQS; encoded by the coding sequence ATGTCGAACATCGATGAACTTTATAAGCAGTCCGAAGTGCTCCGCCGCGAAGGTAAGCTGGCCGAAGCGACCGAGAAGTTGAACGAACTGATCGCGCTCGATCCGAATCATGTGCTGGCGCGAATGACAATCGCCCGCCTGCTGTGCAAAGCGGGTAAACCGCTCGAAGCAGTTCCGCACAGCGAAATGGCTTGCCAGGTGGAACCCAACGAGAGCTTTAACTGGGCCGCGCTGAGTCAAACGTATCAACAGTCGTTCGAGGCGACGCAAGATCGCATCTACATCTTGAAAGCCGAAGAAGCCAAGACGAAGTCGCATCAATTGCAGTGGGCACAGTCTTAG
- a CDS encoding DUF1501 domain-containing protein, with amino-acid sequence MSLPLFQSPISRRQSLQAAGAGFGYVALQALLGNSAPRVSASESPRDPEKPLAPRAPHFAAKAKRVIFCFMQGCISQMDTFEYKPQLQKDGGKVGPGGGTLTASKFKFAQHGETGTWVSELFPHLAKQVDKLCFLRGLHTDTPAHPQAVIQLHTGTALAQLTRPSMGAWLMYGLGTENQDLPGYITINPPPNFGGAVNFGSAFLPAHYQGTKINDMGYVPNLKAQTPTQLQRKQLDLIQAMNRDLANNPSKPDELEGVIQSYELAFKMQGKVPELLDISQEPQHVLDAYGVKPGPAGSFARQCLMARRLSEAGVRFVEICQPGWDHHNNLHKGLINNSAMTDQPTAALLTDLQQRGMLEDTLVIFGSEFGRQPTSQGADGRDHNITGYPMWLAGAGVKKGFSYGATDEYGIHATEGRMHMTDLHATLLALMGLDHEALTYRYAGRNFRLTDVAGNVTREIFA; translated from the coding sequence ATGTCACTGCCACTTTTTCAATCGCCGATCTCGCGTCGTCAATCGCTGCAAGCCGCTGGAGCCGGTTTTGGCTATGTCGCCCTGCAGGCATTGTTAGGGAACAGCGCTCCGCGCGTCTCGGCCAGCGAATCACCCCGCGATCCCGAAAAGCCACTTGCGCCGCGGGCTCCGCATTTTGCAGCGAAGGCCAAGCGCGTGATCTTCTGCTTTATGCAGGGCTGTATCTCGCAGATGGATACGTTCGAGTACAAGCCGCAGTTACAAAAGGATGGCGGCAAGGTTGGTCCCGGTGGCGGGACTTTGACAGCCTCGAAATTCAAATTCGCCCAGCATGGCGAAACGGGAACTTGGGTCTCGGAACTTTTTCCGCACCTTGCCAAGCAAGTCGATAAGCTCTGCTTCCTTCGCGGCCTGCACACCGACACTCCTGCCCACCCGCAGGCCGTGATTCAGCTGCATACTGGCACTGCGCTGGCGCAACTGACTCGTCCTTCGATGGGTGCCTGGCTCATGTATGGGCTGGGAACTGAGAACCAGGATCTGCCGGGTTATATCACGATCAACCCACCACCGAACTTTGGCGGCGCAGTGAATTTTGGCAGCGCGTTCCTCCCCGCCCACTATCAGGGGACCAAGATCAACGACATGGGCTATGTGCCGAACCTCAAGGCCCAAACTCCAACCCAATTACAGCGGAAGCAACTCGATTTGATTCAAGCGATGAATCGCGATCTGGCAAACAACCCCAGCAAACCCGATGAACTTGAAGGGGTGATCCAGTCGTACGAATTGGCTTTCAAGATGCAAGGGAAAGTGCCCGAGCTGCTCGATATCTCGCAAGAGCCGCAGCACGTGCTCGATGCTTATGGCGTGAAGCCTGGGCCCGCTGGTAGCTTTGCCCGCCAATGCTTGATGGCTCGCCGCTTGAGTGAAGCTGGTGTTCGCTTTGTGGAGATCTGCCAGCCTGGCTGGGACCATCACAATAATTTGCACAAGGGGCTGATCAACAATAGCGCCATGACCGACCAACCGACCGCTGCTCTACTCACCGACTTGCAGCAGCGCGGTATGCTCGAAGATACGCTGGTGATCTTCGGCAGCGAGTTCGGACGCCAACCCACTTCGCAGGGTGCCGATGGTCGCGATCACAACATTACCGGCTATCCAATGTGGTTGGCCGGTGCTGGTGTAAAGAAGGGCTTCTCGTATGGTGCCACCGACGAGTACGGCATTCATGCCACCGAAGGTCGGATGCACATGACCGACCTCCACGCGACGCTCCTAGCGCTCATGGGGCTCGATCACGAAGCCCTCACCTATCGCTATGCCGGTCGAAACTTCCGCCTGACCGATGTCGCGGGGAACGTGACCCGCGAGATCTTCGCCTAA
- a CDS encoding inositol-3-phosphate synthase, translating into MARRKIGIWIIGAKGGVAATVTVGLVALKKGLAPNHGLVTQLPQFAGLDLASFGDFTIGGHEIREVSLYDEVVQLVRVSKAIDAELVAKCKPDLDKIDKNIKPGTLWNVGNKIEQLATDDLRKLKAKETPRAAIDRVQADIQEFQTKNKLDQVVVVNLSSTEPPVDEATVPAKWKDLAKTLDKKTCPLAASSLYAIAALELGIPFVNFTPSLGSAPAAIQELAIERDTCHMGHDGKTGETLMKSVLAPMFAARNLPVMSWVGHNIFGNLDGKVLDDPENKKTKVRSKDRLLHQILGYSPQTLVSIEYIESLGDWKTAWDHIHFQGFLGLPMVLTFQWQGADSLLAAPLVIDLVRLTERAHRNGDRGLLTFLASFFKSPIGVPNHNFVEQFQMLQSWAEKVEAKK; encoded by the coding sequence ATGGCCCGGCGAAAAATCGGTATTTGGATCATCGGCGCCAAGGGAGGTGTCGCTGCAACTGTCACGGTGGGCCTGGTAGCACTGAAAAAAGGGCTCGCGCCGAACCATGGCCTGGTGACGCAACTGCCGCAATTCGCCGGACTCGATCTGGCCAGCTTCGGTGATTTCACCATCGGCGGCCACGAGATCCGCGAAGTCTCGCTCTACGACGAAGTGGTTCAACTCGTCCGTGTCAGCAAGGCGATCGACGCCGAACTGGTCGCCAAGTGCAAGCCGGATCTCGACAAGATCGATAAGAACATCAAGCCCGGCACCCTCTGGAACGTCGGCAACAAGATCGAACAGCTGGCGACCGACGACCTGCGCAAACTCAAGGCCAAAGAAACGCCGCGGGCCGCGATCGACCGCGTGCAGGCCGACATCCAAGAATTCCAAACAAAGAACAAGCTCGACCAGGTCGTGGTCGTGAACCTCTCTTCGACCGAGCCCCCGGTCGACGAAGCCACGGTTCCTGCCAAGTGGAAAGACCTGGCCAAAACGCTCGATAAGAAGACCTGCCCGCTCGCGGCCAGTTCGCTCTATGCAATTGCCGCGCTCGAACTGGGCATCCCTTTCGTCAACTTCACTCCTTCGCTGGGCTCCGCTCCCGCTGCCATTCAAGAGCTGGCGATCGAGCGCGACACCTGTCACATGGGGCACGATGGCAAAACGGGCGAAACGCTGATGAAGAGCGTCCTCGCGCCGATGTTCGCCGCTCGCAACCTCCCCGTGATGAGTTGGGTAGGCCATAACATCTTCGGCAATCTCGATGGCAAAGTCCTCGACGATCCGGAAAACAAGAAGACCAAGGTCCGCAGCAAAGATCGGCTCCTGCATCAAATTCTTGGCTACTCGCCCCAAACGCTCGTCAGCATCGAATACATCGAAAGCCTAGGCGACTGGAAGACAGCCTGGGATCACATTCACTTCCAAGGCTTCCTCGGTCTGCCGATGGTACTGACCTTCCAATGGCAAGGTGCCGATTCACTCCTCGCCGCGCCACTGGTGATCGACCTCGTCCGCCTGACCGAACGCGCCCACCGTAACGGCGACCGCGGACTCCTCACGTTCCTGGCCAGCTTTTTCAAGAGCCCCATCGGCGTGCCGAATCACAACTTCGTCGAGCAGTTCCAAATGCTGCAATCCTGGGCCGAAAAGGTCGAAGCGAAGAAATAG
- a CDS encoding lactonase family protein, producing MQAAETCLYISDSGSQSIVHYDLDEQTGKLKEVSRTNVGTAPGSLAVHSESRTLFASLRTNARIGSFKIEANGKLTPINETGLGTGANAAYVATNRKGNYLFAASYSAGRVTVHEIAKAGQIGDAPLQEVLTAKTAHSTILSPDENWLFVPHVAPNAIFQFKLDVASGKLTKQESAAGGKPGAGPRHLAVHPSGKFAFSSDESGSSCTLYSLDAEKGLKPLQTVSTLPEAYQGGNSTADVHVHPNGEFVWVSNRGHDSLAGFRFDVATGKLTAIGQTPTEKTPRSFGITPSGKYVFAGGEGTGKLAAYSVDSKTGKLERTDTYDVGKSLSWVEIVTLP from the coding sequence ATGCAGGCCGCCGAAACTTGCTTGTACATTTCGGACTCGGGTTCGCAATCGATCGTACACTATGACCTGGATGAACAGACCGGCAAGTTGAAGGAAGTCTCGCGGACAAATGTCGGCACCGCGCCGGGTTCGCTGGCCGTGCATTCCGAAAGTCGCACGTTGTTCGCTTCGCTGCGGACAAATGCCCGTATCGGTTCTTTCAAGATTGAAGCAAATGGCAAGCTCACGCCGATTAACGAAACCGGACTGGGAACCGGCGCGAACGCAGCCTACGTGGCCACCAATCGCAAGGGGAACTACTTGTTCGCGGCGTCGTACTCGGCAGGGCGCGTAACAGTACACGAAATTGCCAAGGCGGGGCAAATTGGTGACGCGCCGCTGCAAGAGGTGCTGACCGCGAAGACCGCGCACTCGACGATCCTTTCGCCAGATGAGAACTGGTTGTTCGTGCCGCACGTGGCACCAAATGCCATCTTTCAATTCAAGCTCGATGTGGCAAGTGGCAAACTAACCAAGCAAGAGTCTGCCGCAGGCGGCAAACCGGGTGCGGGGCCGCGGCACCTGGCGGTTCACCCCTCCGGTAAGTTTGCCTTCAGTTCCGATGAATCGGGGAGTAGTTGCACGCTCTATTCGCTGGATGCCGAGAAGGGACTCAAGCCGCTGCAAACGGTTTCGACCCTGCCCGAAGCGTATCAGGGGGGCAACTCGACCGCGGATGTACACGTCCATCCGAACGGTGAATTCGTATGGGTCTCAAATCGCGGGCACGACAGCCTGGCGGGCTTTCGCTTTGATGTAGCGACCGGCAAGTTGACCGCGATCGGCCAAACGCCGACTGAGAAGACGCCTCGCTCGTTCGGAATTACCCCGAGCGGCAAATATGTGTTCGCCGGCGGCGAAGGGACCGGCAAGCTTGCGGCCTACTCGGTCGATTCAAAGACCGGCAAACTAGAACGAACCGACACCTATGACGTAGGCAAGAGCCTCTCGTGGGTCGAAATCGTCACGCTGCCGTAA
- a CDS encoding TrmH family RNA methyltransferase, whose product MPLIPITNTDDSRVAPYRQLHQTNLTRGSKLFVAEGDKVVQRLLDSSFVTDSVLAEADWAERLAPQLPPETPIYVAPRELMTELVGFRFHRGVLACGQRKPAPDLRAMMPPLDQPATILVCPAVQDPTNLGSIVRTAAALGVAAILLGSDCADPFSRRVLRVSMGSVLFIPVREAVDLVADVVALREEHGFEVLATVLDNRAVPLSQVPKPKRLALVLGSEGHGLDERWLKLCPQQITLPMQAGIDSLNVAVAAAVFLYHFQQAALTDSVDTN is encoded by the coding sequence ATGCCTCTGATTCCCATCACGAACACCGACGATTCGCGCGTCGCGCCTTATCGCCAGTTGCATCAGACGAATCTCACCCGCGGCAGCAAATTGTTTGTCGCCGAGGGAGATAAGGTCGTGCAGCGACTGCTCGATAGTTCGTTTGTGACCGATTCGGTTTTGGCTGAAGCGGATTGGGCCGAGCGGCTCGCACCTCAACTGCCGCCTGAGACACCCATTTATGTAGCGCCGCGCGAGCTGATGACGGAGCTCGTTGGATTTCGCTTTCACCGCGGTGTGCTCGCCTGTGGCCAGAGAAAGCCCGCGCCTGACTTGCGAGCAATGATGCCTCCGCTTGATCAGCCGGCGACGATTCTCGTCTGCCCGGCGGTCCAAGACCCAACAAACTTGGGGAGCATTGTGCGGACTGCAGCTGCCCTGGGTGTTGCGGCAATCTTACTTGGCAGCGACTGTGCCGATCCGTTCTCGCGCCGCGTGCTGCGAGTTTCAATGGGGAGCGTCTTGTTCATCCCCGTGCGCGAGGCCGTCGATCTTGTTGCTGATGTGGTCGCGCTGCGTGAGGAGCACGGGTTTGAAGTCCTGGCGACCGTGCTCGACAATCGCGCGGTGCCGCTGTCTCAAGTACCGAAGCCCAAACGACTCGCCTTGGTGCTGGGAAGCGAAGGGCATGGCCTCGACGAGCGCTGGCTGAAGTTATGTCCGCAGCAGATTACCCTGCCGATGCAGGCGGGTATCGACTCGCTGAATGTGGCCGTTGCTGCGGCCGTGTTTCTGTATCACTTTCAGCAGGCAGCGCTAACTGACTCTGTGGATACGAACTAA
- a CDS encoding amino acid aminotransferase, translating to MFDSLPLAPPDSILGLGEAFKKDPNPNKINLSVGVYKDEQGNTPVLASIKEAERRLLEAEKSKGYLAIEGLADYGSQVQAMLFGKSHEIVTSKRAITAQTPGGTGSLRVAGDFLRKHFPMAKVWVSKPTWANHTAIFAAAGLQTDVYTYIAANGQGLDFDGLIASLEKIPAGDVVLLHACCHNPTGIDPTPEQWKKIAAVVKSRGLLPIVDFAYQGFGDGLEEDAVGLREIVAQGVEVLVCSSFSKNFGLYGERVGALTLVANSAEAAERALSQVRISIRTNYSNPPTHGGALVAAVLNDAALRQQWEEELAAMRTRIHKMRHLFVAEMKKLRPEKDFSFLINQKGMFSYSGLTNLQVDELRTKYAVYVVGNGGRINVAGMTEQNMPALTKAIAAVL from the coding sequence ATGTTTGACTCTCTGCCGCTTGCCCCGCCCGATTCCATCCTTGGTTTGGGCGAAGCTTTCAAGAAAGACCCGAACCCGAACAAGATCAATTTGAGCGTCGGCGTCTACAAGGACGAACAGGGAAACACCCCCGTTTTGGCGTCGATCAAAGAGGCCGAGCGCCGGCTGCTCGAAGCCGAGAAGAGCAAAGGCTATCTCGCCATCGAAGGGCTGGCCGACTATGGCTCGCAGGTGCAGGCGATGCTCTTCGGCAAGTCGCACGAGATTGTCACCAGCAAGCGGGCGATCACGGCGCAAACGCCCGGTGGCACCGGTTCGCTGCGCGTGGCGGGCGACTTCTTACGCAAACATTTTCCGATGGCCAAGGTTTGGGTCAGCAAACCGACCTGGGCCAATCACACGGCCATCTTCGCCGCGGCTGGCCTGCAGACCGATGTCTACACCTATATCGCTGCCAACGGCCAAGGGCTCGATTTCGACGGCCTGATTGCGTCACTCGAAAAGATTCCCGCTGGCGATGTCGTCCTGCTGCACGCTTGTTGCCACAATCCTACGGGCATCGATCCCACTCCAGAACAATGGAAGAAAATCGCTGCTGTCGTGAAGAGCCGCGGCCTGTTGCCAATTGTTGACTTCGCCTATCAGGGCTTTGGCGATGGGCTGGAAGAAGACGCCGTCGGCCTGCGCGAGATCGTCGCGCAAGGGGTGGAAGTGCTGGTCTGCAGTTCGTTCTCGAAGAACTTCGGCCTGTATGGCGAACGCGTCGGCGCGCTGACGCTTGTCGCTAACTCGGCCGAAGCTGCCGAGCGGGCGTTGAGCCAGGTACGCATCAGCATTCGCACTAACTATTCGAACCCACCGACCCACGGTGGCGCTCTGGTCGCCGCAGTATTGAACGATGCAGCCCTGCGCCAGCAGTGGGAAGAAGAACTCGCCGCGATGCGGACCCGCATTCACAAAATGCGGCACCTGTTCGTCGCCGAGATGAAAAAGCTGAGGCCCGAAAAGGACTTCTCGTTTCTCATCAACCAGAAAGGGATGTTCTCCTACTCCGGGCTGACGAACCTGCAAGTCGACGAACTGCGCACCAAGTACGCCGTGTACGTCGTCGGCAATGGTGGCCGCATCAACGTCGCCGGCATGACCGAACAGAACATGCCAGCTTTGACCAAAGCGATTGCCGCGGTGCTGTAG
- a CDS encoding DUF4261 domain-containing protein — protein sequence MPKGIFVQCGCILLSEAVAVEEIERALASYEVIRRTDPGPSWIFGGYGLLVKYRPQVNGLVLVDIVNKPWPDGMGDPQANPELFGGWTMGQFGPFTFPGSLQRAAQQSWVWPAGKSIVGDHRAFMRVRCSYVLGAGPDAPVMAADADAVDELEHVTGICQALLSLPTALCYFNPNGEVLRDQAGMQESMQFADQNEVLPLDLWSNIRLFNISSEWLLMDTVGNSQLDLPDIEAIFVKKYDPSEIDNFLRNISFYLHTEGRNVIKPGDTMDGPGNIRWQARLYENGISDPPRPVLSWLPVDGSTPPVELKNRKEAS from the coding sequence ATGCCCAAAGGAATTTTCGTTCAGTGCGGCTGCATCCTGCTGAGCGAAGCAGTTGCCGTCGAAGAGATTGAACGGGCGCTCGCCAGCTACGAGGTCATTCGCCGCACCGATCCTGGTCCGTCGTGGATTTTTGGTGGCTATGGCTTGCTCGTTAAATACCGGCCGCAGGTGAATGGTCTGGTGCTGGTCGATATCGTCAATAAGCCTTGGCCCGATGGCATGGGCGATCCCCAAGCGAACCCCGAGTTGTTCGGCGGCTGGACGATGGGACAGTTCGGCCCCTTCACCTTCCCCGGTTCACTCCAGCGCGCGGCCCAGCAAAGTTGGGTCTGGCCAGCGGGGAAGTCAATCGTTGGCGATCATCGGGCCTTCATGCGTGTCCGCTGCTCGTACGTTCTCGGGGCTGGGCCAGATGCTCCCGTCATGGCCGCCGATGCCGATGCGGTAGATGAACTCGAACACGTTACCGGAATTTGCCAGGCGCTGTTGTCGCTGCCCACTGCACTCTGTTATTTCAATCCCAATGGCGAAGTCCTCCGCGATCAAGCGGGGATGCAAGAGAGCATGCAATTCGCCGATCAGAACGAAGTGTTGCCCCTCGACCTCTGGTCGAACATTCGGCTGTTCAATATTTCGTCCGAATGGCTGCTGATGGATACCGTGGGGAACAGCCAACTCGACCTGCCCGATATCGAGGCGATCTTCGTCAAAAAATACGACCCCAGCGAGATCGACAACTTCCTGCGCAACATCAGCTTCTACTTGCATACTGAAGGTCGTAACGTCATCAAACCGGGCGACACCATGGATGGCCCCGGCAATATTCGCTGGCAAGCGCGGCTGTATGAAAACGGAATTTCCGATCCGCCGCGGCCAGTGCTTAGCTGGCTGCCTGTCGATGGTTCCACTCCTCCCGTGGAGTTGAAGAACCGAAAAGAAGCTTCGTGA